In Raphanus sativus cultivar WK10039 chromosome 5, ASM80110v3, whole genome shotgun sequence, the following proteins share a genomic window:
- the LOC108860896 gene encoding uncharacterized protein LOC108860896: MGNFLRKSSNVHPVFGDGGRGENVEAGEKKGHLRIKVRMRRDKLEELLYLARRGDQSDGEVDGGQMGFLILKECMEGRLPVTVLSSDDDVSPQQCENYLVSRRLSSIKEE; the protein is encoded by the coding sequence ATGGGCAATTTTCTCCGGAAAAGCAGCAACGTGCACCCGGTGTTCGGCGACGGAGGACGGGGAGAAAACGTGGAGGCCGGAGAAAAGAAGGGTCACTTAAGGATAAAAGTGAGGATGAGAAGGGATAAACTAGAAGAGCTTTTGTATTTGGCTCGTCGTGGTGATCAATCTGACGGTGAAGTTGACGGTGGTCAGATGGGTTTCTTGATTCTTAAAGAATGTATGGAAGGTCGCTTACCGGTGACGGTTCTTAGCTCCGATGATGATGTTTCGCCTCAACAGTGTGAAAATTACTTGGTGTCGAGAAGATTGAGTTCCATCAAAGAGGAATAA
- the LOC108859396 gene encoding uncharacterized protein LOC108859396 yields MGNCVCKGSGGSRKLYDKDDLLIRVVTPNGGVMELHPPISADFITNEFPGHVIHDTLSIRHSSPPLLHGEELFPGNIYYLLPLSSSTASTAQQHYTDQLATPYRMSFGKTPVKAVSNGGGGGGSGVWKVRLVISPEQLAEILAEDVETEAFVESVRTVAKCGGHRGGANWRANSDQLSITSSFKGQLR; encoded by the exons ATGGGTAATTGCGTATGCAAAGGCAGTGGTGGTTCAAGAAAGTTATACGATAAAGATGATTTGTTAATAAGAGTTGTGACTCCAAACGGCGGCGTCATGGAGCTTCATCCTCCAATCTCCGCCGACTTTATCACCAACGAATTTCCCGGCCATGTCATCCACGACACCTTAAGCATCCGCCACTCATCTCCGCCGCTTCTACACGGCGAAGAGCTCTTTCCCGGTAACATATACTACCTCCTCCCTCTTTCTTCCTCCACAGCCTCAACCGCTCAACAACACTACACCGACCAATTAGCAACGCCGTACAGAATGTCTTTCGGAAAAACGCCGGTGAAAGCGGTTTCGAATGGCGGCGGCGGAGGCGGTAGCGGGGTGTGGAAAGTGAGGCTTGTGATAAGTCCGGAGCAGTTGGCGGAAATTCTTGCGGAGGATGTAGAAACAGAAGCGTTTGTGGAAAGTGTGAGGACGGTGGCGAAGTGCGGTGGTCATCGCGGCGGAGCTAACTGGAGAGCCAATTCAGACCAGTTAAGCATTACGAGTAGTTTCAAAGGCCAGTTAAG GTGA